One genomic window of Manihot esculenta cultivar AM560-2 chromosome 16, M.esculenta_v8, whole genome shotgun sequence includes the following:
- the LOC110603538 gene encoding CTD small phosphatase-like protein, with the protein MVCKALKKTPTKSIRDRRGSHRRHRKKSPGKIEAAAASSTILSSINKTIYSCKRRLAKIFSKLARISTPNSRYKGYKILKKGFQREKLQQEHDLERDNICRALFFNERLPPLISPTKRTVFLDLDETLVHSKADPPPQVFDFIVRPNIDGEFMNFYVLKRPGVDAFLEALAAKYELVVFTAGLKEYASLVLDKLDVKGLISHRLYRDSCKEVDGKYVKDLSEMGRDLNRVVIVDDNPNCYIFQPENAVPIKPFIEDLGDGELGKLVKFFEGCDCFEDMRDAVKQYVWERDDTKIMN; encoded by the coding sequence ATGGTGTGCAAGGCTCTCAAAAAGACCCCAACAAAGTCAATTAGAGATCGCCGGGGAAGCCACCGCCGCCACCGCAAGAAATCTCCGGGCAAGATTGAGGCAGCTGCTGCCTCATCTACCATCCTTTCATCGATCAACAAAACCATCTACTCATGCAAGCGCCGGCTCGCCAAGATCTTCTCCAAATTGGCCCGCATTAGCACCCCAAATAGCCGCTACAAAGGCTATAAAATCTTGAAGAAAGGATTCCAGAGAGAAAAACTCCAACAGGAACATGACCTTGAAAGAGATAACATTTGCCGAGCGCTTTTCTTTAACGAACGATTGCCGCCCTTGATTTCTCCGACCAAAAGGACTGTCTTTCTTGATCTTGACGAGACCTTGGTGCATTCCAAAGCAGATCCACCACCGCAAGTGTTTGATTTCATAGTGAGGCCAAATATTGATGGAGAATTCATGAATTTTTATGTGTTGAAGCGGCCGGGAGTTGATGCTTTCTTGGAAGCACTGGCTGCAAAGTACGAGTTGGTTGTGTTCACTGCCGGATTAAAGGAATACGCATCGTTGGTTCTCGACAAGCTAGACGTGAAGGGGTTAATTTCACACAGGCTATATCGAGATTCATGCAAGGAAGTTGATGGGAAGTATGTTAAGGACTTGTCTGAGATGGGGAGGGACTTGAATAGGGTAGTGATTGTCGATGATAATCCTAACTGCTACATTTTCCAGCCGGAAAATGCAGTTCCGATTAAGCCGTTCATTGAAGATCTTGGCGATGGGGAGTTGGGGAAATTGGTTAAGTTTTTTGAAGGGTGTGATTGTTTTGAGGATATGAGAGATGCTGTGAAGCAATATGTTTGGGAAAGGGATGATACAAAGATAATGAACTAG